From the genome of Candidatus Binatia bacterium, one region includes:
- a CDS encoding type II toxin-antitoxin system VapB family antitoxin translates to MKTTLDIDDRLLERARRYASSRGTTLRAVVEEALRARLAPRPKGKPQYRFSPPTIRGSRPPAIDIADRNALYELLDDRR, encoded by the coding sequence ATGAAGACGACGCTCGATATTGACGACCGCCTGCTGGAGCGTGCCAGGCGTTACGCTTCTTCGCGCGGCACCACGTTGCGGGCGGTGGTCGAGGAAGCGCTGCGGGCGCGGCTCGCGCCACGGCCCAAGGGCAAGCCGCAGTATCGTTTCTCGCCGCCGACGATTCGCGGTTCGCGCCCCCCGGCAATCGACATCGCCGATCGCAACGCTCTCTATGAGCTGCTCGACGATCGCCGATGA